One Carassius auratus strain Wakin unplaced genomic scaffold, ASM336829v1 scaf_tig00006185, whole genome shotgun sequence genomic window, TACACTCTTCTCAATCTAGCTTTTCATGGACACGTAATGGCACTCATTTCGATGTTGAAAAGGATTCCAAAGTTATCATGAAGCCCAACTCAGGCACTCTGGTCATTGACATCAGCGGAGAGAAGGCAGAGGCGTATGAGGGTGTTTACCAGTGCATCGCCCGCAACGAGCACGGATCTGCCATGTCCAATAACATTGTCATCCGTCAGTCCAGTAAGACAGACACATCTAATCAGAAAGAATTGCCACAGGActgttttgttaatgtttttgcagTCAACTTCtgtcagttgttttgttttgtgtgtttttaattgcgGGCCCAATTCTCTTTCATAGGGTCCCCCTTGTGGTCAAAGGAGAAAATTGAGCCAATCATGGTGCAGAGGGGAATGTCTCTAGTGCTGCAGTGCAGACCTCCGGCTGGCCTGCCCCCTCCAATCATCTTCTGGATGGATAACAGTAAGATATATCACACATATCCACATAGATTTGTGACAGTAACACACCACACGTCAGTCTTGCACTAGTGTAAGCACCCACTGAATGTCTGATTTGGTTATGTTTTCATATACTTTACATGGTAACCCAAGTATGTAAAAATCCCTGCTCTGTTTTGCAGGTTTAGCTTATTGTTATTTTATGGTCCTTCTTCTATTGGCAAATAGTGTTCACAATTAAattatactgtactatactactCGAGTAAAAGCCAAAAATTCATACTCTGTTTTGTTTTAGACTTCCAAAGACTTCCCCAAAACAGTCGTGTATCCCAGGCTTTAAACGGAGACCTGTATTTCTCCAACGTGCTCATTGAAGACACCAGAAACGACTACATCTGCTACGCCCGCTTCCCACACACTCAGACTATCCAACAGAAACAGCCCATCACCGTCAACGTGCTGGACAGTAAGTGTCTTCAGTCTGCTGCTACAAACAGACTCTGTTCCAAACAAGAATCTGTGTaaaccagttttttttaaatagatttgaaATAGAATAGGACTCTGCCTTTTTATGTTGAATTAAGCTTGCACAATATATacagattcatatttttatccattattattagggctgtcaatatATGAAAAAGAGTCAGaagtttaattatataataagtttattaatttattcaattgaTACACAAAGAATTGCATATATCTGTATTTCCCCCAAGAAAAGCCCAACACTGCTTGATAAGACATTAAATATTGTGTGAAGCagtgaaacatttcttattgcaGAATTTACATgcgtatatttaaaaaaaatttaaaatgtatttttattttacccccaccctccttttatatataaaaatgcaataatttggtactgtaatttgtaaaaaaatttttactgAATAAACAGCCATTAGACTTTGACAGCCATAGTGAGAATTAAAGTGACAGTGTTAAATGCCTCTTCAGTTTTCTCCTGCTCTGTCTAGATCCGTAAATGTCAAAGCATTGCATGCTGATTATTTTCTGTTGTATTCCAGTTGAAGCTATGAATGACACTGTGTTGGCAGCTTTTTTGAATGGCTCAGATTTTTGGGGTGGTGAGTGCTAGCAGAACTTCTCCAAGTGAACCCAGACTTCATCCCTCCCATCACTTGTGTTTCCGCCTAACCAGGAATAGCTCATTACCTAATAACCAGAAATATAACCCACTTCTCTAGAATCCCAACCCTGACTTCAAACAACTTCATCTTAATAAAGGTCTCATGCTTTACCATTTAATTGCATCTTCTTAATGAAAACTGATTTTGTCAGATTTAACAAAAGGACTGAAGCCAGCGCTACAGGAGTTGACTATCATTGGCATTGTGTATGGCAAGAAAATTAGTGTATATGAATGGTAATCAGTcctttgtctttgttttaattgtataattaacaTTTCAGAACTAAACTGGTCACTAAACTTTATCCTTTCCCCATTTTAAAAACTGAATACATGTATTAGTGTTGCATATTATTCTGTATGCAACACTGTATAAAGTGATATACAATATCTTACTAAAACATTGttcatttctattatatatattttttcatttggatCCTTCCATACTCTTTTAAATGCCACCCAAAAGAAGCAATGGAAGGATAAAATTATTGTCATTTAATATGAGGTTCACTTGATAAAAGACATAAGGGCAGTTTTTTTAGACTTAATTCCTTTAAATTTTCCATTTATAGTGTCAAATTTGTCCAGGAATATGCTCTTTGTACACCACTAGTTGTATCTACCTCGTTCGTGTGTGGTTTTGCGCACcaaaaaataatctttttccCCTCTCATAAGTCGTGGGCAATAGCTGTCTGGTTATAGAATGTGTCTGATTGTGGCCTATCTATGTTCTAGACAGTCCATCTGGGGAGAGAGCGCCCACTTTCATGAACCCACCAGGAACACACAGTACAACCATGGTCCTGAAAGGAGACACACTGCAGCTGGAATGCATCGCTGATGGCCTGTAAGTAGGAGGAAGTGGAAAAATGGCCTTCTCTTGGGTCGAAAAATGGCTAATGTGCATCTTaatgtgctgtttgtttgtttttttgtaaccaTGTCCGTTTCTTCTTGTGATTGGGGTCAGACTGCATCAGTAGATTTGCATAACAGTTCAAAAGTGTTTGACTTTATTGTGTTTTTCAGTCCAACGCCAGATATGTCCTGGAGCAAGGTGAACGGGGAGCTGCCAAGCGGCCGCTTTTCATTTCACAGTTTCCAGAAAACTCTGAAGATAACGGAGGTGACAGAAGCCGATGGGGGAGATTACCGGTGTTTAGCCAAGAATCGCCTGGGGAGCAACCATCACATCATCACTGTAGTGGTCAGAGGTCTGTCACAGGGCGTCTTTTCATCTGTCACATCTCACCAATCTTGTTTAGTCACATCATTCACTGACCCCGGGATGCCATCCTGAACCGTTTATGGTCTTGAGCTGATCTGAAAGACCCTTTATGTTTCCTGTTACTCAGAAAATACTCACTGGTTTGCCAGATATTAGAATTATTTCGTcgtatattttaagatatgttgCATAGGAAGCAATCTAAATTCAAATTTTACGTTAAAATTCCAATTATGTCTATTTGATTTCAAACTTTCCTTTGATCTCCGCAGCGGCTCCCTTTTGGATCAGTGCCCCTCAGAACCTCATCCTGGCCCCGAAAGAATCTGGAATGCTCACCTGCCGGGCAGAAGGCAACCCTAAACCCACGGTCACATGGTCTGTCAACGGAATTCCCATTGAAAGTATGTAAAGCCCACTCACTTTTATCTGTAATCACTTTCCATGAACGTTTATACTGCTTTTCCAGTATCTAGCTCCTAttttcaacaaatatttttagattGATAAATAGGAAGTTCTGATTTATTGTTGATCAGTTTGTTTGTACAGTGCCTGTAATTAAAGTGATTCTCTAAAATGATTCACTGATcctatgtttgtttttaaaccacaatatttatttaaatgttgcttATCCCTTGCGTAAactaagtgtttttatttatttgcccatTTTTATAGTTGTATTGTTTCTGTTTAAGTTTATGCTTTCACTCTAATTAACTTTATTGTTTTCGTGCCAGTGGGAAATACTGCTCTGATTAACTTATAAATGCTATCAtctcatatatttaaaataatgtagttTGCCCATTTTTTGTTAGTAGCTTGTAGCACATCTAATTGCTTTTTTAGAAGAATGATTTGATTATAGTTTAATTGTGAGTATAATTATGATGTGATTCCTTGATAGACTCACATAAGGATCCCAGTCGGAAAATCGAAAACGGCAACATCATCCTCAGTGATGTTCGGACCGGCTCAAGCTCTGTTTACCAGTGCAACGCCTCCAATGAGTACGGCTACCTGCTGGCCAATGCCTTTGTCAGTGTCTTGGGTATGTTAGCGTATAtgcatttctattctattctatattttttatttatgtatggtAAATTGcattcattacattacatttcagcTGAACCTCCAAGGGTGCTGACTCCTCCAAATCATGTATACTCAGTCGTCACTAACAGTAGGGCTCTGTTAGACTGTGCTTCATTTGGCTCGCCACTTCCAAAGATCACATGGTgagatattatttaatttttttattattagtttcattatttttaagtttGCCTCTAATATCCAAACGTGTTTATGTTGCATGGTTATTATGCTTCTGTCATCTGCAGGTTTAAAGACAGTCAGAGCATAGTGGATGGCGACTCGTACATCATTCATAAAAACAATACCTTAGAGATCAATGTGGCTCGGCCACTAAACAGTGGCAAGTACACCTGCATTGCCTCAAACAGTCTTGGAAACAAAGAAAATCATGTTTACCTGGAAGTGAAAGGTGAGTGAAAACCTAATTTaattgttttgggtaaatctgtGTATTTGTAATATGCTAAGTGAATgaatagtagtagtagaagtagcaTGATGGGAAATGTGGGGGAAATGAGCAAGATGTATGTTGTTTTCTTTCTGCAGAGGCTACACGGATCATCAGACAGCCTGGGTATAAAGTTGTCCAGAGGAACAGAATGGCTGTGTTTGAGTGTGAAGTCAAACATGACCCCTCTCTCTTCCCCTCCATGATATGGCTCAAAGACAATATGGAGCTTCCCGACGACACTCGGTATGACCTGCCACCACTGCTGccatttttgttcaaatataaGCACCATCTTGCAGATGGAGTAGTtgggtatttttttctttataggcATTTGtcctatttaaaaagaaatacactACTGTAcgtggtttggggtcagtaagattattttcctttaagaaaaaaaaaggaaagaatgtaatacttttattcagcaaggaagcattaaagttatcaaaggtgacagtaaagatttttatGTTGTTAcaagagatttatatttcaaataaatgctgttcctctttatttatcaaagaatcctgaaaaaaaatgtatcagtttccaaacaaaaaacagataTAGCAACAATATAGCAGTGCAACTATCACTATCAGTGTtgatagtaataatgataataataaacgtTTCCTGATCACCAAATCAGTAATGATATGTGACaaaatatgacactgaagactgaagtaatggcttccatcataggaataaattatattttaaaatgtttcaaaataaaaaatggttattttaaattaaaatatttaacattatattttttttactgtattttttaaaataaatgaagccttgatgagcataaaatagtaatgaaaaaaaatatatatatttaaaaaacgtaccaaccccaaacttttgaatggtggagtatatacagtatacaagataatttttttttttttttatgaaaataaaatacagatttatCCACAAAAAAAGCACTTTTGATCTAAATGTTAACTTCTGAAGTTTGAGAAAAGTAAAAATCATGATGTCTCCGTTTATTTGCTCTGAAAGGTGGCCTGTAGCTACTTGTTGTTGACtagcaggtgtgtgtttgtgtgtgtagattTGAGGTGGGCTCTGACAGTCTGACTATACATGACGTGAGAGAGGACGATGAGGGGAACTACACCTGCATCAGAAACACCACCCTTGACCAAGATTCAGCCAGCGCCATGCTCACAGTAGTCGGTACGGTATCACACTCTCACCTGCTTCAGGCTGTCCATTTCCTAGAAactgtacatacatactgtacacactcaAACTGTTCCAGGAGATATTTATTTGGGTGCTGTTTTACAGTTGAATATGTACTTTTGTATAATTAACTTTTGACTTCCTCAAACCTGCTTTCCTTGTCAGAGGCCACACCAACACCACCTATAATAATGGGTAAAATGCACTTCTTTCAGTTCCCAAACAGGTCCCAAAACCATTTGATGCATTtgtatttttgctctttttgtttaTCCCTCATTACCTTCCCAATATGTGCTTATGGATGTCTTTTGTGGATGTTTCCCATTAATACATAAACTGTTAAAGGCAATTTTGGTTTTAAGTTTTCTCAAATGAGGCAGCTCACTAAACTTTTCCTGATCTCGTTTGGAAATAAAGACCTGTGTGGTTTCAGCTTTACCAACAGACTCTCAAGGCAATTTGTGActaatttacattttgattagCAGCAAATCTGTACAATCTCATCTGCTTACACCACACTAAGTTTTAGTTTAGTGGTTCATCTTGATGcctaattttttattacaaattttgtGTTGTTCGTACAAATTTATACGAATTTGCCACAAATTGTCTAGAATGTAAACTAAACAGTTTTTCTCATGAGATTGGCTTGATACTTTAAAATGGTGCCTTTAACAGAATGTCGCATTTCAGTCTgtgacatttgttttattatttttttttaagttggtgtatattagttaattttttatttgggcTCGTGTTGCATGTTTCTAATGTCTGGTGTAATAAAGCTGGATGTTGGATGGGTTTTGTGTCTCATAAAATCTGGTTTTCCAGACCAACCAGACCCACCCACAGACCTGGAGCTGACAGACCAACGAGAGCGCAGTGTTCAGCTAACATGGACCCCTGGGGATGAAAACAATAGTCCTATTCAATGTGAGTTCTTTGTTTGTTACCTTGTTGTAGATCCACATTATAGGTCAACAGAAACATTTAGGTCTACTTTTCTGATCCATTAATATTGGTTACCTTAGCgttcctgatccaatatgaagatTCACTCCACGAGCCTGAAGTATGGGTCAATATGACTGAAGTCTCAGGTACCAGCACCACTGCACACCTGGAGCTTTCCCCGTATGTGTATTACTCCTTCAGGGTCCTGGCACTCAATGACGTGGGTCTGAGTGAACCCAGCACTCCATCCAGACAGTACAGGACCAATCCTGCACGTGAGTTACCTTAGCAAGAAAACAGAATGCTTAGGAATCTTTAAATGTCCTTGTATTTTCTTGAATCAGAGTTTGATTGTGATTCTCACAGGGCCTGACGTCAATCCATCAGATGTTAAAGTCATTGGAACGTCACCTGACAGCATGACAATAACTTGGAGGGTAAAACACTTATGATTTGATTTTATTCAGTATAGTACGATCCAAAACATAAACGGTTCCAAAGGTGTGTTTCACAGCAATGTTATTGAAGAACCATTTTAGGTTCCTTAGAGAACCTTTTAGTTTAGCTGAGTTTCTAGTTCCTAGTTCCTAGTTTACGTGGTTTCCTTTTAATGTCTGGTGACCAGGAGCTGACCGGGCTGGAGTCGAACGGTCCGGGTCTACAGTACAAGGTGAGCTGGAGACAGAAAGATCTGGATCAGCAATGGACTTCACTCACTCTGGCCAATGTCTCGCAATATGTGGTGACAGGAACGCCCACTTTTGCACCCTATGAAGTCACCGTGCAGGCGGTCAATGACTATGGTCATGGTCCCAGACCAGGCGTAGTGCTGGGATACTCAGGAGAAGACTGTGAGTAAACTtcagaaaacacagaaaaaaatatatttattagtgcTGTGAAATCGCGATTAAtcccatccaaaataaatgtttttgtttacataatatatgtgtgtgtgctgtgtatatactgtataaatacacacacatgcatgcacatattttAGAGAAAGGGTtgttcatatattaaatatatttatatataatagaaatgatatgaatataaatacatacatggaaatatacactgtatgtgtgtttttttaatataagaataaaaaatatagacagtacacacatattatgtaaacaaaaacttttattttggatgggaATAATCGTGCTTAATTGTTTGACTGCACTAATATTtatatcaacattattttatatgtacatttaaatattattttacatatttatttttttttaccttaaaatattatgctgatttgggACAAAATCTGAACAGGCATCACATGTATACACTGAAAATGTTCATCCGAGATGGTGGACAGATTCCTAGAAATATAGAATATAGttccattaaaaattaaaaaaaaaaaaaaaaaaaaaaaaatctgtatgtgTTTGTCATCTTAGTACCAACTGTGGCCCCGGAGAACTTAAAAGTTTCGGTTCAGAGTGGGACAGTGGCTGAAGTGCACTGGGATGCTGTTCCTCTGTCAACAGTACGAGGGCGACTGAATGGATATAAGGTACTTACTTAagacagaaaatgcatttacatcTCTAATATTATTCGCCAATTACGGAGATCTATCTAAAGATGTTGACATTTCAGCGGCAAACAGTCTAAGATGTTGCCATTTTGTAGGTGAGTTACTGGAAAATAAGAAGCCTGCAGAAGCAAGACCCTGAGCCTGTGAAACCACAGGAGCTCATCTTCCACGGGAGTGAGCCGGAGGGTCTTCTGATCGACCTTCATCCCTACAGCCAGTACACCCTCAACATAAGAGCCTTCAACGGGAAAGGAGACGGACCCACCAGCTCCAATCACATATTTGAAACACCAGAGGGAGGTAGAGTGTGTACTTACTAAATGTACTCACTTGTCAAAGTATGAAGAattatttaaaggaaaataatCTATATCTATTCTTTTAGTTCCTGGGCCTCCTGCAGATTTAAAAATCCAAAATCTGAACCTGGACTCATTGATTGTGAAGTGGATGCCACCTCTAGAAAATAACGGTCACTTGACAGGATACTTGCTCAAATTTCAGCCTAGTAAGTCTGAACTGGGACATATCTTATAGgattttgttgttgatttataAAAAGATGCAGATCACTTACACTTTTAATCCTCTTTATGTGAACTCTCCTCTCTTTTCTTGCAGTCAATACAACAGATGAACTTGGGCCGCTCAAAGAGCTGCTTCTAGCAGCAAACGAGACCAGCATCACTCTGGAAAACCTCAAGCACAGCACTCACTACAAGTTCTATTTGAACGCCATGACTGTCAAGGGCTCTGGTCCCACTGTCACTAAAGAGGGCTTCACAATGGTGGATGAAGGTGAGGACTAACTTTGTGAATGattttacaatataacattttcaggATTTGAGGCAAGGATCCAGGTGCAGTATTTTATCCTCACCGGTGGCTTCACATAAATTGCAAGCAGAATAAAACTTGTACAGAGGTTTGTGTATCAATTTCCTCAATTTCCTGGATCGGAGTGCTCTTGTTCGTAGTCAATGTTATACATCTACAATACaatgcttttatttcattaaggGTTGCATTTTCTATGAATAGATTTAACACACACATAACAtgccatttgtttgtttatttatatatttgacttatttttttaaatacttttatttatattttattatttaaaaatatttttcacacaaatttaacattagttttatttatattagacttatttttatattttatttatatttgtgtgtactttatattttattatattttttaaaaagatgtaTATTTAAGTCAtattcttaatcagtatttttttatcttctttaaaGCATACAAcatcacaaaaaaatgtattcactttTGGAAACAATGTAGTTcgaaaaactttttaaattcttttttaatttttaagaaaaaaatacttaattctttttaattctaatattaaatgcaattttgcTTCTCAATTAACTATATACTCTTTTAGAGATATATCACAGTTCTGTTGgaaaatgttagaaaatgtattcttttattaattgattgattgattgatttttacatttatacattgaTTTTTTGCCCTTTTCATTCTGACTGTGAAAGTAAAAAGCCTTTACATTTTCatgatttaatcttttttttttatgtatgtatgtatgaatgtatgttgTTTCCAACAGCATCATATTTCATgacttactgtatatatttagaaGGAACCTATTTTGGTTGTCAGGTGGCTGCTACTTACAGTATATCCTCTCTACctttgtcttctctctctctctctctctctctctctctctttctatcttttCTATGAAGCATTAATTCGGCATCCCGCAGTAGAGGCGGGTAAAGGTAACAACAGTGTCAGGCTGATGAGAATGCATGCTGGATGAACATCAGCTATGAGACTAGAAAGGCACTATAGCACTGAAAAGAGATAGATACATATGCATGAACCTCCTCAGGACCAAAAGCTTTACACCTGACTCGGCCTGCTCCATATGTCATGGAGAATCATGTTACCAGCAAATGCAAATTCCATCCCACTGCTTTCAGTAGGGCTTAGCTAgaacatctgctgtttaaaggaatagttcacccaaaaataaatgcagttggtGGATTGCCTGAATGgctgtatgctgttattttttctgTCAAACACAAATGGAGAATTTTTGTTTATCTTAATGCAGCTCTTACAGTACAGTCTACAAGTCGGCtccaaaaatgacataaaaagcaTCATTACAGTGATTCACATGGCTTGTAcaatatatttcaagtcttcaaGTGATTACTAAGTTCCCAAATTGGACTAAACTGAATTTATTCATTCACACGATTCATGAATTGAACTGAAACACTTATTTGACTCATCGTGAAAAACTCTGCATATAATGATTCTTTTGGTCACAGTTGTATTGTATAATTTCAGAGGACTTGATATCATTGAAGACTTTTGAACTACCATGTGTACTTCTCTGTACAAATGTCTGAACTTCAATGCCATGCAACTTGTTGAATTATTCACTAATTATCTTTCTGCTCAGTGAACTCTAGTGAAAAAAACTCATcctttgtaagttgctttggataaaagtgtctgctaaatcaCTAAATGTAATTCAAGAACTGCTACTACTCAAGAGTCATCGGGTCAGTGATTTGAATTCAAGAACCGAATCAAAGAGTGAATCATTCTTCTGAGTCGGTtcttttaaatgctgtttaagtTCACAAATTGGATTAAATGATTTGAATTGAACGGAATCAAAACATTTACTCAGTCACGGTTAGCTCACTGCATGAGTCATATGGCTTTCCTTTATTGCCCTTTTAGACAGTTTTGGGGGTTAATGACTGATTATTGTTTGAAAACGttcataattttaaattattttcaaatctgAGTCATACGGGTTTGGTGAGTAAATACcaaaagtttcattttggggtgaactatccttttaactaGTGCAGACAAGGACATTAGATGTTTTTGAGAGTAGAGTGATGTTCAGACATATAATACAGACCCAGATTTCTCTGCCTTGCTCCCAGTGTCCTCTCAGAAACACACAGTAACTAGCTCTCATTACACCGGTGAACTGCATGTTCCTGCATGCTGTTAACTCAGATCTGCATTTCTCTCTTTCACCGCCTCGTTTTTCTCTCTTTctaatgttttgtgtttcatgTTGTGTGTTTCACTATTCTCTGTATTCTTCCAGGCTCAGCCCCCCCTTCACCACCACCAGCCCCCCCTGTCACTCAATCTTTCCAGCCCCCGTTTCGCAAGGGTACAAACACTCCTGTCCCGGCACCTTTTCTCTTTTTCCTTCATTGCTAGGCCTGTGTGATACTGTATTGAACAGGAATCTGTAAATGTTATATCTTTTAAAATCTCACAAGAAGTCACAATCATTATTTGAGCTATACATGATTTACAGTAAAATGAAAAAGTGAGTGATGACAGTTACATACAGAGTAcagttcaaaagattggggtcagtaatttttatatattttatatataaattttatatttatatatatatatattttttttaaagctgaccTCCAAATTTTCAG contains:
- the LOC113071160 gene encoding neuronal cell adhesion molecule-like isoform X1 — encoded protein: MDRKRSCTLCGGAVMLLLLLGHMTTALEVPLDPKVLEGLPQPPTITHQSPKDYIIDPRENIIIHCEAKGKPHPSFSWTRNGTHFDVEKDSKVIMKPNSGTLVIDISGEKAEAYEGVYQCIARNEHGSAMSNNIVIRQSRSPLWSKEKIEPIMVQRGMSLVLQCRPPAGLPPPIIFWMDNNFQRLPQNSRVSQALNGDLYFSNVLIEDTRNDYICYARFPHTQTIQQKQPITVNVLDIEAMNDTVLAAFLNGSDFWGDSPSGERAPTFMNPPGTHSTTMVLKGDTLQLECIADGLPTPDMSWSKVNGELPSGRFSFHSFQKTLKITEVTEADGGDYRCLAKNRLGSNHHIITVVVRAAPFWISAPQNLILAPKESGMLTCRAEGNPKPTVTWSVNGIPIENSHKDPSRKIENGNIILSDVRTGSSSVYQCNASNEYGYLLANAFVSVLAEPPRVLTPPNHVYSVVTNSRALLDCASFGSPLPKITWFKDSQSIVDGDSYIIHKNNTLEINVARPLNSGKYTCIASNSLGNKENHVYLEVKEATRIIRQPGYKVVQRNRMAVFECEVKHDPSLFPSMIWLKDNMELPDDTRFEVGSDSLTIHDVREDDEGNYTCIRNTTLDQDSASAMLTVVEATPTPPIIMDQPDPPTDLELTDQRERSVQLTWTPGDENNSPIQSFLIQYEDSLHEPEVWVNMTEVSGTSTTAHLELSPYVYYSFRVLALNDVGLSEPSTPSRQYRTNPARPDVNPSDVKVIGTSPDSMTITWRELTGLESNGPGLQYKVSWRQKDLDQQWTSLTLANVSQYVVTGTPTFAPYEVTVQAVNDYGHGPRPGVVLGYSGEDLPTVAPENLKVSVQSGTVAEVHWDAVPLSTVRGRLNGYKVSYWKIRSLQKQDPEPVKPQELIFHGSEPEGLLIDLHPYSQYTLNIRAFNGKGDGPTSSNHIFETPEGVPGPPADLKIQNLNLDSLIVKWMPPLENNGHLTGYLLKFQPINTTDELGPLKELLLAANETSITLENLKHSTHYKFYLNAMTVKGSGPTVTKEGFTMVDEALIRHPAVEAGKGSAPPSPPPAPPVTQSFQPPFRKAPPVGRMFRSVNSSVEEDHAVISWEYSGPDRNVYVEYVVDNSKEPWKTEFVNGTRTYQIKGLKPGMSYRVRVVAKDHSDATVHSTEELLITVPAMTSKQVDIATQGWFIGLMCAIALLILVLLIVCFIKRNKGGKYPVKEKEDAHQDPEIQPMKEDDGTFGEYSDMEDHKPLKGSRTPSNGTVKKDDSDDSLVDYGEGGDGQFNEDGSFIGQYSGKKEKDTAEGNESSEAPSPVNAMNSFV
- the LOC113071160 gene encoding neuronal cell adhesion molecule-like isoform X6, with translation MDRKRSCTLCGGAVMLLLLLGHMTTALEVPLDLPQPPTITHQSPKDYIIDPRENIIIHCEAKGKPHPSFSWTRNGTHFDVEKDSKVIMKPNSGTLVIDISGEKAEAYEGVYQCIARNEHGSAMSNNIVIRQSRSPLWSKEKIEPIMVQRGMSLVLQCRPPAGLPPPIIFWMDNNFQRLPQNSRVSQALNGDLYFSNVLIEDTRNDYICYARFPHTQTIQQKQPITVNVLDNSPSGERAPTFMNPPGTHSTTMVLKGDTLQLECIADGLPTPDMSWSKVNGELPSGRFSFHSFQKTLKITEVTEADGGDYRCLAKNRLGSNHHIITVVVRAAPFWISAPQNLILAPKESGMLTCRAEGNPKPTVTWSVNGIPIENSHKDPSRKIENGNIILSDVRTGSSSVYQCNASNEYGYLLANAFVSVLAEPPRVLTPPNHVYSVVTNSRALLDCASFGSPLPKITWFKDSQSIVDGDSYIIHKNNTLEINVARPLNSGKYTCIASNSLGNKENHVYLEVKEATRIIRQPGYKVVQRNRMAVFECEVKHDPSLFPSMIWLKDNMELPDDTRFEVGSDSLTIHDVREDDEGNYTCIRNTTLDQDSASAMLTVVDQPDPPTDLELTDQRERSVQLTWTPGDENNSPIQSFLIQYEDSLHEPEVWVNMTEVSGTSTTAHLELSPYVYYSFRVLALNDVGLSEPSTPSRQYRTNPARPDVNPSDVKVIGTSPDSMTITWRELTGLESNGPGLQYKVSWRQKDLDQQWTSLTLANVSQYVVTGTPTFAPYEVTVQAVNDYGHGPRPGVVLGYSGEDLPTVAPENLKVSVQSGTVAEVHWDAVPLSTVRGRLNGYKVSYWKIRSLQKQDPEPVKPQELIFHGSEPEGLLIDLHPYSQYTLNIRAFNGKGDGPTSSNHIFETPEGVPGPPADLKIQNLNLDSLIVKWMPPLENNGHLTGYLLKFQPINTTDELGPLKELLLAANETSITLENLKHSTHYKFYLNAMTVKGSGPTVTKEGFTMVDEALIRHPAVEAGKGSAPPSPPPAPPVTQSFQPPFRKAPPVGRMFRSVNSSVEEDHAVISWEYSGPDRNVYVEYVVDNSKEPWKTEFVNGTRTYQIKGLKPGMSYRVRVVAKDHSDATVHSTEELLITVPAMTSKQVDIATQGWFIGLMCAIALLILVLLIVCFIKRNKGGKYPVKEKEDAHQDPEIQPMKEDDGTFGEYSDMEDHKPLKGSRTPSNGTVKKDDSDDSLVDYGEGGDGQFNEDGSFIGQYSGKKEKDTAEGNESSEAPSPVNAMNSFV
- the LOC113071160 gene encoding neuronal cell adhesion molecule-like isoform X3, with translation MDRKRSCTLCGGAVMLLLLLGHMTTALEVPLDPKVLEGLPQPPTITHQSPKDYIIDPRENIIIHCEAKGKPHPSFSWTRNGTHFDVEKDSKVIMKPNSGTLVIDISGEKAEAYEGVYQCIARNEHGSAMSNNIVIRQSRSPLWSKEKIEPIMVQRGMSLVLQCRPPAGLPPPIIFWMDNNFQRLPQNSRVSQALNGDLYFSNVLIEDTRNDYICYARFPHTQTIQQKQPITVNVLDIEAMNDTVLAAFLNGSDFWGDSPSGERAPTFMNPPGTHSTTMVLKGDTLQLECIADGLPTPDMSWSKVNGELPSGRFSFHSFQKTLKITEVTEADGGDYRCLAKNRLGSNHHIITVVVRAAPFWISAPQNLILAPKESGMLTCRAEGNPKPTVTWSVNGIPIENSHKDPSRKIENGNIILSDVRTGSSSVYQCNASNEYGYLLANAFVSVLAEPPRVLTPPNHVYSVVTNSRALLDCASFGSPLPKITWFKDSQSIVDGDSYIIHKNNTLEINVARPLNSGKYTCIASNSLGNKENHVYLEVKEATRIIRQPGYKVVQRNRMAVFECEVKHDPSLFPSMIWLKDNMELPDDTRFEVGSDSLTIHDVREDDEGNYTCIRNTTLDQDSASAMLTVVDQPDPPTDLELTDQRERSVQLTWTPGDENNSPIQSFLIQYEDSLHEPEVWVNMTEVSGTSTTAHLELSPYVYYSFRVLALNDVGLSEPSTPSRQYRTNPARPDVNPSDVKVIGTSPDSMTITWRELTGLESNGPGLQYKVSWRQKDLDQQWTSLTLANVSQYVVTGTPTFAPYEVTVQAVNDYGHGPRPGVVLGYSGEDLPTVAPENLKVSVQSGTVAEVHWDAVPLSTVRGRLNGYKVSYWKIRSLQKQDPEPVKPQELIFHGSEPEGLLIDLHPYSQYTLNIRAFNGKGDGPTSSNHIFETPEGVPGPPADLKIQNLNLDSLIVKWMPPLENNGHLTGYLLKFQPINTTDELGPLKELLLAANETSITLENLKHSTHYKFYLNAMTVKGSGPTVTKEGFTMVDEALIRHPAVEAGKGSAPPSPPPAPPVTQSFQPPFRKAPPVGRMFRSVNSSVEEDHAVISWEYSGPDRNVYVEYVVDNSKEPWKTEFVNGTRTYQIKGLKPGMSYRVRVVAKDHSDATVHSTEELLITVPAMTSKQVDIATQGWFIGLMCAIALLILVLLIVCFIKRNKGGKYPVKEKEDAHQDPEIQPMKEDDGTFGEYSDMEDHKPLKGSRTPSNGTVKKDDSDDSLVDYGEGGDGQFNEDGSFIGQYSGKKEKDTAEGNESSEAPSPVNAMNSFV